AAAACCAGCCCACAAGCTAACCGGCAGCATCAGCATATAACGCAGGATAGGCACTTGTTTTTGTCTTCGTACAGGATTCTTGAGCTTGCCGAATGCAAAAGGTCAACAGCAGCTGTATCGCGCCATCATCATCTTCAAAGCGGGCAGCGTCCCTGCAACAGGCAGCATTATTCACATCCGGGATGTGTGTTGCGGTGCTTCATAATCACTGTTAAGCTGTCCAGACTATTGCTCAGAGACCCATCGTAGGGTAACCATCGCGCCCAGCGTATTCGGATGAACATCGCCGCGGTCGAACGCGAGTCTGAGTCGTGTTTCGGTTCGGGGTAACAAGGTGTTTGTGCCCATATCAAGCATGAACGACCACTGATCGCGGCGTTCTGTCAGCAGTTTTTCCCGACCCGATAAATTCGACCTGTGGGTGACTCTGTTGGCCCCGTAATTCCGGCTGTAGGTTGCAAAAAAGCGCCAGTCAAAAGCTTTTCCTAAAAAGCCTTCGAGCCCGAGATGATGGGCGAAAATTTCGTTATTCACAACCCCGAGAAAATCGCGGTCCGTCAGAAATAAGGGGTTGCCGAGCGTATTGCCGAAATAAGTCCATCCCCCGCGATATGCCCAGTGGTTGTAGTAGTTGAAGTACTCGTCCCGTGCCCGCTGCGGAAAGCGAAACATATCACTCATAACATCAAGGTATTCGTAATGAATACTCTTCAGGAAGGGACGGAAGGTGTCATCCGAACTGTGGTAGCCGGGATGAAGCCGGCTTTGCTGTCGCTGTCCTGCGACGGGAGCGGGGGCTGTTCGCGTTGAACGCCATGAGCGCCTTTCAGGTGGGGGACGAAAGGTAAGCGAAGCACCCCAAAGACCTTCCCAGGGCGTGCCAAAGCGGGCGTTTGGCGTATCTTCAAGGATAAATTGCCGGCTTACGGAAATAACGTATCGTTCTGTATTGATTTTGAATGCAAAATCATAGGTTCCGAGGTGATTTTGCGCACTGTTGAGCAGCTGCCCCCCGCCAATAATTTCATTCGAATCAGCTGCCCTTGAAAAAAAGACATCAATAAAAGACCTGAAATTTACGGGAGAACTGCCGTGCAGCGGACTTGAGCCGCCCCATTGTGCGAAGTGCTTCAGACCCCCATAAAGCACAAGGGGCGCATCATTACTGAAAATCCGGAGATAAAGATGTTTGCGGTGAACCCGTACAAGCCCTTCCACAAAACGGTCATTGAAGTCATTTTGCCAGCCATGACCCAGAGAAGCATCGGCAAAAAGTACCCCGCGGGTGAAGGGGACAGGCATAAATCCGCGGGTAGCAAAAACGATTTGCGGCAGCGGACGGGTATTTTCAGAAAGATCCATGCTGCCGGTGGATAGCGTCGGGTGAATCAGGCCGAAACGCTCCCGCTTTCTGCCGGCCCAAAGGTCAAAAGAGCCGTAACTGAGCTGAACAAAACCTTCAGTAAAGTGCAGCTGTGAGTCCTGTGAAGCGCGGACAAACAAATCTGCCTGCGCTGTAAGCGTAAGTCCGTTGTTCAGACTGTAGCGGCCGAATCCAAAGAAATTGGACATCGCATTGGCACTGTACGGATCTACCTGCCCATGCTGATTGGCATGCAGCCAAAACGGTTGCGTACCGGAAAAACCAGCGCCAGCTCCGGTCTCCCAGCCATACCCAAAACTGAGCCCCTGCGGATATGAACCGGTCTGTGCCTGAACGTCATGCAGGCAAGCTGTTGTGAAGAACACAAAAAAAAGGACGAAAGCAATGCGGCGTGTAAGCACGATAATAGATTTGGTGTGGAGCGCTTAAAACAGGTTCATATAAGATTTGGATTTGGCAGCACCGAAAGATACCATTCGTATCCTAATGATACGCATCCTAAAATGTGATACAGCTAAACCATGCAATTGCGCAGGATAAGCACCGGAGCATAATTTTGTGCCTTAGACAGACTCCGGCTAAAGAAGTAAAACAGAACCGGGTTTCCTGCATGAGTCTGTACCGCGGGATCTTTCCGGTTGGACTGGAATAAAATCGGTCTGGTTTTCTTATTTTCAGCCTTCAAAATAATGATATGATGAGCTTTCCTTAAACATAATCCGAACGTATTACATGAAATGGTATTTCAAAGCGCTGAATCGCTACACTGATTTTAGCGGGCGATCCCGAAGAAGGGAATTCTGGCTTTTCTGGCTTTTTAACGTGCTGATATTCTTTGTGATAACTTCTTTGGGTACATGGTTCGGTGTCGAAACCGATGAAGTATTCTTCTACGGTACTCTATACAACTTTGCTGTTTTAGTTCCGTCTTTAGCAGTTACGGTGCGGCGTATGCATGACTCCAACCGTTCGGGCTGGTGGATTCTTGTGATTATACTGCCGGCTTTCGGTCTCTTTGCGTTGCTTTATTTCTTATTGGTTGACGGCACGCCCGGCGATAACTACTACGGCCCGGATCCCAAAGCCGAAACAAACATCGGTTCTGCAGCTTTGCCCAGGGATGAAGATTTTTGGAAGCGTGACACTCACTAAGCCCGGCCGTACTTCAAAATGTGTTTCGTGTCAAAACCGACAATCATTAACGAAGTAAACGAACCAGCAAGCACACTCAAAACAACTGGCTTGGATTATGGCTTATCGTATTGATATAATTATCGAAGCGTAAAGGAAAGACCGCTGCGTATCCAGCGCCCGGGCTGTGGCACATTGGCAATATCATTATAGGAAACGTCGAGCGCGTTGGAAGCTTCTGCAAACAGGGTGAAGTTTCCGAAGCGTGCAAAAACGTGCAGGTCAGTCATGAAGAAAGGCTCAAATGGCTTGCTTTCGGTAAATGCGCCGTTTTCAAAGAGCATAAACTCACCTGCGCGCTGCTGCCAGCTGATATTAAGCACGAATCCGCCGTTTGAGGTTAGCGGGTGCCGCAGGGTCATGGCAACTTTGTGCTGCAAAAAATCAAGGGCGTAATTCGAGATAAATGCTCCGCTGCGCCGCCCGGCGTCGATGAATGCATAGCTAAGCTTCAGGCTGCGGTGTACGCCGGTACCTGTACCGCTAAGCGGCGTGAGCGCAGCCGGCAGATACCATGTAAGGCTGTGTTCCATTCCGCTAATGGTTACTTCGGTAAGGTTTTCGCTGCGCCAGCTGTCTTCGCCCGGGCGTCGTGTCCAGTCGATGATATTGGTTCCCCAGCGCCGGAAAAAGGCAGATTCCCAAAATACAGGTCCGCTTCCTGCCATGAAGCCGGTTTCAGCAGAGATGGCCCGCTCGGGCTGTAAATCGGGGTTTCCTAAATTATTAGGACCTTCATAAAACAGGTCGGTGAAGGTTGGATGCCGGAGGGTACGGTTCAGGCTGCCATATATTCGAAGACGTTCGCTGAGCTGCACACCCGCGTCAATGCCGGGAAAAAAGGTGACATCCTGCGCAAGGTCGGAATTGTAGTATAAAAGCCCGCCCCCCGAAAGGGAGAAAGGACCGTAGGTAAAACTGTGCTCAGCCATTAAGCTAAGCCCCGTACGGCCGTAGGCCTTCGTGAAAAAGGCTTCTGAAGCACCGGGTACGGCCCGTGGCTCTGACAGGGGATCGCCCAGTACATTACTCCAGATGTGCTCGTACCGGTACGCAAGGCCGGCAGACGAACTGCCAAAACGGCTAAGGTGCGTCCAGTTCAGCGTCGCGCCAAGAATATCTGACTGATGGTAGTTGTGCCCGCTGTACCAGGCCGGTGCTTCATTCCGAAAAAGCTCAAAGCGGTCGCTGTGCCTGCGCCAGTAAACCGTCGGGGTAAGACGAAGCGCACCATCCGGTTGCCAGCTGAGCGCCGCAAAAAAGGTTTGGGTTTGTTCAAACTGATCCGGAAATACCGGAGTATAAAAGCTGTTTGCCCCGAATGCCCGCCCATTGAAGCCCGCCTGCAGGCTTGCTTCTCCGCCGGCCGCGGGATGTTTGATGTGGTAGAACAGGCTGCCGTTCCGAAAATCGGTATTTTCAATATACCCGCTGCTTCTTATCCCGCCCATCGAAAAATGGTGCCGCGCCATCCCGGTTTCAAAGCCTGCGGAAAGGCCTGCGTTTGCGAAGCCGTGCTGACCCGCTGATCCCGAAACCTGCAGGTGTTCGGTTCCCGGCTCCCGCGTGATGATGTTGATAGCCCCGTTGAAGGCATTGGGGCCGAAAATCCGCGCACCAGCACCGTGCAATACTTCTATGCGCTCAATGCTGCTGATATCAACCGGTAAATTCAGGTTGTGATGGCCGGTCTGCGGATCTGTCAGGTTCACGCCGTTCAGCAGCACGAGGGTCTGATCAAAGGTGCCGCCGCGGATGATGATATCGCTTTGCATCCCAAAACTTCCCCGGCTCCGTACATCAACACCACGTACGAGGCTTAAAAGGGCGCTCATATCCTGCGCGCCGCTTTGTTCAATTTCCTGACGACTGACAACCTGAACGGAGCGCCGCAGCTCCGAAAACCGCAGCGGCGCCCGCTGTGCACTTACAATGACACGGTTGAGCTCAAGCTGCAGGAGCGAGTCGGCTTCTGCTGAAGCGGTAGCCTGAGCATTTACCTGTGCTGGTGTAAGGAAGAGAATCAAAATCATCCAAAAGGAAATCAAAAGAACAGATATGAAGCGCATGAACAGCGAAAGTTAGGGAAAGGGTGAAAAGCAGGTTAAGGCTAAGTCAGCCGAAAGATGACTTCGACATGCGACAGGCAAAAATAGGAACCGGTTAGCAAATCTGTGTGAAAATTTTTTACCAGCGCACGCTGCCAATTACAAGGTGATTTCTGTTTCGCTAACCCCGCATTTTGGCTGAAGCTTTGCCCCTTAAAGCAAAATAAAAATGCCATCCCCAACAGTTTTCTTTGACAGTAGGAGATGGCATAGTATGGGTTGCCTTCAAATCGGACTATCCGGAGGAGAAACAGATTTACCTGTTGCTAACCCGCATTATTCACATTTAAACTGAATTTATTTGCTAAATGTAAGTTTAAATTTGGCTTAGTGAAAAAC
This genomic stretch from Cyclonatronum proteinivorum harbors:
- a CDS encoding DUF805 domain-containing protein, with the translated sequence MKWYFKALNRYTDFSGRSRRREFWLFWLFNVLIFFVITSLGTWFGVETDEVFFYGTLYNFAVLVPSLAVTVRRMHDSNRSGWWILVIILPAFGLFALLYFLLVDGTPGDNYYGPDPKAETNIGSAALPRDEDFWKRDTH
- a CDS encoding capsule assembly Wzi family protein, whose product is MLTRRIAFVLFFVFFTTACLHDVQAQTGSYPQGLSFGYGWETGAGAGFSGTQPFWLHANQHGQVDPYSANAMSNFFGFGRYSLNNGLTLTAQADLFVRASQDSQLHFTEGFVQLSYGSFDLWAGRKRERFGLIHPTLSTGSMDLSENTRPLPQIVFATRGFMPVPFTRGVLFADASLGHGWQNDFNDRFVEGLVRVHRKHLYLRIFSNDAPLVLYGGLKHFAQWGGSSPLHGSSPVNFRSFIDVFFSRAADSNEIIGGGQLLNSAQNHLGTYDFAFKINTERYVISVSRQFILEDTPNARFGTPWEGLWGASLTFRPPPERRSWRSTRTAPAPVAGQRQQSRLHPGYHSSDDTFRPFLKSIHYEYLDVMSDMFRFPQRARDEYFNYYNHWAYRGGWTYFGNTLGNPLFLTDRDFLGVVNNEIFAHHLGLEGFLGKAFDWRFFATYSRNYGANRVTHRSNLSGREKLLTERRDQWSFMLDMGTNTLLPRTETRLRLAFDRGDVHPNTLGAMVTLRWVSEQ
- a CDS encoding TonB-dependent receptor plug domain-containing protein codes for the protein MRFISVLLISFWMILILFLTPAQVNAQATASAEADSLLQLELNRVIVSAQRAPLRFSELRRSVQVVSRQEIEQSGAQDMSALLSLVRGVDVRSRGSFGMQSDIIIRGGTFDQTLVLLNGVNLTDPQTGHHNLNLPVDISSIERIEVLHGAGARIFGPNAFNGAINIITREPGTEHLQVSGSAGQHGFANAGLSAGFETGMARHHFSMGGIRSSGYIENTDFRNGSLFYHIKHPAAGGEASLQAGFNGRAFGANSFYTPVFPDQFEQTQTFFAALSWQPDGALRLTPTVYWRRHSDRFELFRNEAPAWYSGHNYHQSDILGATLNWTHLSRFGSSSAGLAYRYEHIWSNVLGDPLSEPRAVPGASEAFFTKAYGRTGLSLMAEHSFTYGPFSLSGGGLLYYNSDLAQDVTFFPGIDAGVQLSERLRIYGSLNRTLRHPTFTDLFYEGPNNLGNPDLQPERAISAETGFMAGSGPVFWESAFFRRWGTNIIDWTRRPGEDSWRSENLTEVTISGMEHSLTWYLPAALTPLSGTGTGVHRSLKLSYAFIDAGRRSGAFISNYALDFLQHKVAMTLRHPLTSNGGFVLNISWQQRAGEFMLFENGAFTESKPFEPFFMTDLHVFARFGNFTLFAEASNALDVSYNDIANVPQPGRWIRSGLSFTLR